A region of the Lagopus muta isolate bLagMut1 chromosome 2, bLagMut1 primary, whole genome shotgun sequence genome:
CATTGCCCATCCCACATCCCCCAGATAAATACGTTTAAAACTACTGAATGATTGAGGTCCTGACGAGTTTCATAaatggctgctttctgcagagctttcaAGGCAAACAGGAGTAATAGACTGAACAGCAAATGGTGAGAGAATAGGAAgccttctctctctgctttctctcttcccccaTTACAGATAACAGATGAGATGGGGCATGAAAAAGAGGTGAGCAAACTATGACTATTTATTAGTAACTACTGACTGCCTAGAGAATGCTGGAGTTTGATATCAAATTGATGGTAAGAAAGTGACAATCAGAAGCTTATAGTTACTTACCTGTAAAAAATATGGGAAATCCTGTAGATTTGAGTTTAGCAGCAATCCTAGCACAATCTGGAAGGAGTATTGGAGGTGACTGAGAACATGACCACCAAAAAAGTTTCCTTCAGGTTTCCTTatattgtaatattttaatatgaagtCTCACAGTTAgtgtttctttcactgtttgtgGGTCTTCTCAAAGCAACGTCTCAGTGTTCTTGCAGTTGTCTTGGTTTCTATAGTATTGTGGCTTCAAgtttgtgcttttctgctgttttggtAAGGTAAGGCACTCATGGATTTGTAGAATGGAGTGTGTAGAATGAATGTGTGTTTACTGTCCTAGATGTGATCTTTCAGAACTAAGGGCTGCAAGAGGACTGATGAGAAGGCTAATAATCTCCCTTTGCTGTAGTGTTCTGATCATGCATCAGTCCTTGAGCTAAGCAtgttcttctgttccttcttgGATTGCTTATTTGTGTCTGAGTGCCTCTACTTCTGACATTGCAGAGCTGAAGTGGAGAAGTGCAGAGCTAATTGAAAATTctcaaactttatttttccttatcttttcatttttattgcaatCTTGTGGAAAGAGATGCTTGATTCTGTCCAAACTTCTAATAATAGACTTTTAAGCAAATGAGAATTgttagtattttaattaaaaaaaacaaaacaaaacaacaaaactgcagGAAGATTTTCAGCTCTGCTTGTTCATTATGTAACTTACTTTGTGCTAGAAAGCAAGCACAAAATGTTAGCTCTGGATcccaagaggaaaaataaagataggGCAAATGATCTATAGAGGAAGTCTTTTCATAGTACTTAAAACAAATCCCTTAGAAGTATTTCCTCAGTGTGTTATATTCCATTTGTATTAAGATGGCTAGGTTTGAATGTTTACAATTCTGTTTTAAGCAAGAGCAGTTTTAATCCACATTTTTGCCTATTGGGGCAAATTTATTCCTCGTGTTAACTACAGTTTTAGCATGGAGCTCTGTACCTGGAGTGAATTTGGAATCTTTTCTTGGTTTCTTAACTTGTCTCAAAAGTAGCAAAGTTCAGTATAAGCATCATGCCTTTGAAAATAAGATCTGCATGCTTACATATGGTTGCTGCATTGTTCTTATAGGCAAAATGTTGCAAGCCTCTCAAACAGGTTTCCATCTGCAACTGAGCTGAAAGACTCCTGAGATCACATCTTTATTTGAATACTGTTAAATCATTGCAGTGCAGTCACAGTTTCCATGCAGAACTGGGATGACTGCAGTTTGATTATCTCACAGAGTTAcgctttgcatttattttctcagcttGCCTGTTTGGTTAGAATTTAGGATTTAGGCAGATAAAtgtctctgaaaacagaagtaaaaatcaTACAGGTGTAGGCTGGGAAAAGAACCAATTAACTGAATATAGAATTGGTCAGGGCTTGTTCTCTACAATAAGACTCTGAAATTTGGGAGTACCTTAGCTTAACTGGTTGGCAGGAGACTGTCATCATTGTCAAAATAGTATATTTTGTGATATTATTACAACAGAGAGTCATAGTGAGTGGTTCAGTGTCCAAATGGAGATTAGTGATGAGTGATGTGCCTCAGGGTTCTGTACTGGGACTGATgctctttaatgtctttattaatgacatcaacagtgggatGCACCCTCACCAAATTTGTGGATAACACCAAGGTGTGTGGTGTGGTTGACAGGATGCTATCCAGAGAGATctagacaggctgagcagtgggcccaggagaacctcatgacattcaacaaagccaagtgcaaggtcttgcacttgGGTCACAGCAAACCCCACTagcagtacaagctgggggatgtaaggagagagcacagccctgccaaaaagtGCTTGTGGCTAGCAGCTGgaacataagccagcaatgtgccctcacaacCCAGGgagccaactgtatcctgagctgcatccaGAGCAGCACAACCAGCAGAGTGAAGGAGGGGATCCTGTCATTTTACTCCAacacctcacctggagcactggaGCATCCAGATGGGGAGTGCTTGGTACAGGAGAGACGTGGgtctggagcgtgtccagaggagaGACAAAATGGATCCTAGGGATGGAACCTTTGAGGactgagagctgggctgtgcagcctggggaagggaaggctcagggagacctgagagcagcctttcagtatctgaagtggggctgtaagaaggaaggggacagactccttagtagggtctgttgtgatagggcaaagagaaatggtttcagattagaagaggggaaatttagatgggatataaggaagaagtttttttacaataaaagtGGTGAGACAAAGcaagaggttgcccagagaggtggtggaagctctgtccctggagacattcaatatcaggctggatggggctctgagcacgtgatctagctgtagatgttccTGTCCATTGCTGAGGAGTTGGACCgggtgacctttaaaggttccttctACCTCAAACACTACTATGATTCTCTGGTTACTGCCTGCTCCTTCcatttttccagcagaaaaagcTCTCTGGGTATCCCATTAAACTCATAATGATTCATTTCCAGCTACTGAGAAGATATATCTCTATAGCACATCACAGCTTAACGTAGATATTGCTGTAGACATGGTCACGGTCATTTCCCTAACCGCAGGATAGCACCTGCCTTTGCAGTTACCATGCTGAGAAATGGCAGAAGTTCCACCTTCCAACACAATCACGGGGCTTTTATCTGTGTTGTCTTTCTTATCATCATCTGATAGTTTATTACTTCTCTCAGGATTGTTCAAAATCTGCAGGATTTACTGAATGTGGGCACAAGGCTCTTCCTTTCTGTGTGGGATACAGTAGTAATGCCTGTCCTCTGGTGGGGTGGAGAACTAAGTCCTTACTGGTAATATCAAAGCCTTTGCGTATGTCAGAACTGAGGTTTATTTGTCAAAATACAGATGTGTTgttatggtttgttttttcagcatttaagatttttttgGCACCAATATTGATGGAAAAGATGTTATTGCTTTTAagccacatcactgcaggaCTTCTACCACTGAAcatcagcagtgctttctgtagCCTGtcttcactttatttttctggtaGCTGGTCATTTTCTTCATATGCTACAGCTGGAATACATTCTGATTAGTCCCTGTGAATTCCTTCTGTGTGAAGAGGCAGAGAAGGTCACTCATGGGATTATTTTTCCTGAGTGTACAGAAATTATCTGTCAGTTAATAAGAGAAAtaatagttaaaaataatttgagatagaaacagagcaaataaaaaaatgtggAGAGGATTGGCTTGGCTCTTACTGGGCTTATGCAGCTTTGTCTTCCTAAGGCCAAAAGCCAGATCTCGCAGGGGTTTGAAGCTTTGAATGTTGGCCccaggaagagagggaaaaggaaacagtCCAAGGAATGCTGGCAAAATCTGCCAAGCATGCAGCAGGGAAGGCCTGTGAGCAGGAGCATCCATCTTCCTAGCAAAAGACTGGGCTTAGCTGCTCCAAGAGGACTTTCCAGTCATCCCTTGTGAGCTCTGTAGGAGTAAGGGAAAATATGAATGCTGTGAgactcctgctgctgtgttgtgcttCAGAGCTGGCACAGCTATTAAGGCAATATTTTGAGTTTTGAGAGCTGCAGAACACGTTTCAAATCTCAGGGAAAGGTTAGTATTTAATGCAGTGCCATTTCCCTAGTAAATCAGAGATATGCATAGAGGTTCTAGAAAAATAGAACTCTTCAAAATTAGCACGTGGTTCAAAACTTTACATAGCACATCAGGCAAGTGCTCTTAAAGAAGTGGAAACCAAGCTCTGACATGTAAACACCTTGTGCTACAAAACTCATAGCTCCATTGTACAGAGGTTCCATATGTCTCCTATAGGAAGAATGGAACAAATGAGTTTCCTGAAACCGAAGCCAGTGAAACCTCACGAATGTGTGTTAGCATGTCAGTGTTGGTTTTCTTCAGATACAGTAAGATGGTAGGAAATATCCAAAGCCCACGTTAATTGTGCTAAACACAAAACATTAGGCAGATTCTCTGTGTCAGATTGCAACTATTGTTATAATAAATCACGACTGATAATTTGCTCTTGGATTCTTCTCAGAAGTCTAAAAGTGTGAACTGCTACCTAAATATAGATTAAAAAGTAACTCTCTTGAAGGTTCAATATATTCATTTCAATCTTCcttatgaaaatgaaagctggaaACGTTCATGGAAACACAAgggacagaagagaaaaaaatttttaagGCTTTAATGCATAAAATCTTCAGGCAGTGCTTTGTGGTTCCAGCTGGATTGGCACATTATCAGCACTTTATGACAACGTGTtggagaaatataaaaatatatttaagctTAGTATATTGTGTCCTGTTCTGAGTTTTGGAGTTTCTCTTGAAGAATGGAAATACTAATTAGAAAAAGGTGTGTAAAGAACAAACTTGTCTGGGGATTGAATGTTGCTGATGGAATAATGCATCAAACTGTCAGAGCAACAGCTGCTTTATTTGATTCCTCACAAGCTCTATGAATATTTGCCAGAGCTGTCCTGTATGTGCAACATTCAAATCACTTCTgtatgaatatatatacatatatatttaaagataGGAATGGGGAGAGGCTATAAAGCCGTATTCCTCCATACTTAAATGTCAtctagaggaaaagaaagtaacagCTGCTAAATACTACTTACACCTTCCCCAAAATAAGCAGGTAAACAGCCTTTATCCTTTTTTATCACTGCCACTATCTGTAAAAGGAGGACTCAGCTCTGGTCAGTGAAATTTAGCTTTAGGATGTGGAGTCTGCAAGGTACAGTTGGTCAGCACATCCTCTGTCTCCTTTAAAAGCAGCTCCACCTGCAGGCTCTCTTTTGACCTCCTTCTGATCCGAATTTCAGCTGACTTGCTACAGGTCTTGCTAGGACATGAGAAAAGAGCTGCCCTGTTCACCATTAACGTACACGTGAGCATTTAAGTGGGAAAGATGAGCCTGTGCTTACCACATAACAGCTTTCCCACGTCAGGGGAGGCTGCACCTATTCACTGTAACATTTCTCAAATGTTGGGGGCCTCAGAGGTTGTGGGCCAGGAACTTCAGAGAAGCTGAACTCCACGCAGAGATCTGTCTACACCTTTTGCATTtaccagaacaaaaaaaaaatctgttaaattACATATCAAACGTGTATTTCATGCTGGTGTGCTTCTTTCATACATACAAAGTATATGTGTAACAAAGTACAATGTTTGCATAAGAAATAATGTTTAGTGCAGAAGTGGAACTGATCAACAGCTGGAAATTTGGTATTATTAAAACCTCTATTACCTAGACATTTCCACTCAGGAGCTGGCAAAACCACTTCCATCCAAAATACAGCTTTCATTTGAATTTGATGTTcaattcattgttttttttcttttcattttcaagaattCTTCACTTAGTTTGGAAAAAGTCCAAGAAAGATCATAGCAGTGAAGTGTACAGCAATGAAATTTGCCTTTGTGATCCTGCCCTGGAGCAGAGATGAAGCTGACTAGCTCACTGCTCCAGTACTGTATTACATCAGTACAATGATCAGCCTTTTTTCTCTATGGAAATTTGATTAAGaattcagtggaagaaaatatttctgtttcatttttatcctGAATCTCAACTTGCCCCAGAGTTAATACAACAAAatgctgttaaatatttttagtaatCTCTACTGTGCATTATCACATTCCTCACCTGCATACTAGCACGTTAGATCTGTATTTCCTAGGAAGAGCAGCTTTGGGATTTCCACATGGAGTGCTTTGGactgtattttcagaaagcactgactGTTTGCTCTGCTGACTTCTTAAAATGACCACTTCTATTTTCTATTCATTTAGATGATCTCACAACAGAAACTGTTGAAGTCCTTTATTACAAAGATCAAAAGTCATGGTTACCATTTACATACGCAATTTACAAATTATTCACAAAGGAAGTAACAGCTATACAAGAACTGACAGCTTACTTTAGCCCAAGCAGGAGATGGGACAGTATAGTTGTTTCCCTGCtttatttactgaaagaaaaggtgtctctttgtcttgtttttttttctttctattgttGTTGTTACCTGTATGTGTTAAACACTGACCTAGTGTTTAGGTAGCACCTTTAGTTGTATCTGATCATATACTGacctttttttcattgcaaagagCACGGTGCATGTATAAATATGCACACAGAGCTGTAGTTTTGTCACAATGCTGAGTTTTTGTTTGATGGGAATCCTATAGATTTTGATATAATGGAGTGGTCAGGCTTAGCAAAGCTGATATGTGGGATGTCATTGATTTTCAGCAATATTTCATTGAAACAAAACTGGAGATTATTATCAAAACTCTTGTTCTAAGAACTAAATTGAGGATGGCTGCTATATCTCTCAATAAGACTGTATGATCTTAACATAGATGCTAGCCAGGCTGTTAGATGTCTTTAATACCACAACTGAtttattgcttttctctcaTTCAGGTTAGCATGTTTTATACATTTCCTAAAGCTATTTCAGAGACTGGGAAACTTAACATCAAAGAGTGCTAATTTATCAAATCTCACAAAACAGGATGTTTATCACAGGGTATCTTACAGTACTCAACAAAAAGAGTGAATTTCCAAATCCCTTGATACAAAAGCACAATATCAACAGTGCAATAGCTGCCATTTGTCTAAACCTACAGACATCCATAATTACACTTTTTTCTGTCCAGTGGGATGATGTTGAGACAATTATTGAAGGAGCACACTGATAAAGGAGCAAACAAATACAGATATATAAATCACCAATGTCATGTTGCATCCAAATTTGAAGcaataaagcaaaacacttCACAAAGGTTTTTACGTCTAATGGAACTGTTTAGTGGGCATCATCCAAATAGTTACGATAATATTATGATGGTGTGACTTTCTACCCAGGAACCAAATATTCTCAAAGCCTACAGTATTCCTGGGGTATAGATAAAGACTTGCAGATGCCGTAGTAAACTTGAAATACAGTAATAGGCAAAGACTTTAGTGGCACCACCTGTACATACGGCTGAGTTATTGGAACCTTACGGAACAGAGCGACGTTGCAGTATGCCTTTGGTAAGGCTTCTTGCTGGTTTGAAAAGGTACATTTTTCTGTAAGGAGATTGTCCAGCAGTATTGGTTTCACTTCTGTTCAGTGGAAAGTCTCTTTATTGATCCACATAAGACTCCGCGTTTCGTTTGGTTTGCATTCATACTCAATACTGCCAAAGCTGTTTCCCCATTGGCAGTGATCCCGTTTGTGGTAGTTGTAGAATTTGACTTGCCAGACTGTTTCAAAAACACCAATGTCATTGAACTGTGAGGAAAAGGGAGTATCAGTGTTAGTAAGCTtacttttgtgttgtttttttttatgagaaatTTATGAAATTGGAACAGAAAATAGCTAATGCATGGGTTATTGTTCCTCCAGTCAACAAATCAAAGATCTGTAAAACCTACTCTAGCTGCTATAAAGTCTTTTATTCTTAAACATGCATAAAACATGAGGGATCAGATTctccatttcacagaatcacagaattgtactGCcctcttgcatttatttatgtCTGGTAAAGGCAAGGGAGTAAAAATGTTAAGCTTCCCATATGGGTAGGTGTTATTAATGTGAAGAATCGAAGCTATAATCCCTCTcaggacagcagagcagtggtggcGTGCTGAGCTCCAATAGGCTTGGTATGCATCATATAGCAGAGATCTGTAGTAATATAGGCTATCACTTCAACTCTATACCATATCTGGAGGCTGCAGTCTGAATTGGGAAGATGCCTTCTTTTGATCAGTCTCAAATATTTAATGtccctgtttttttttagaGTAGCGTCATGATTGagacattttttccttgtagGCATTTCCATCACTCACTCTGACAGCTTCTTCACTTGACTCTTTTCCATTCCCATCATGTGCCTGGAAGATGACCTTTGATCATCTATCTAGAATAATCACACTTGCAAAGAGTGCATGAAAGCTCCTTTATACAGTGACTCTTACTAAGCACAACCATTTATACTTAGTTTTCTCAGAATGGACATTGCTTGGAACCTCTCCCCAGCctactttgttttcttaaattcagtctgacagcagcaggagttaCTCTGtgctgaagatttttatttggCTCCAGTTGTGTTATCTTAAAGATGTAGCTGAAATGTTTCTGCCACTTCAGTTGATAAAGAAAGAATCAAAGGTGCAAGCTGTTTTATCTCTCTCAGCAATCAAAACCTGTATTAATGATCCTCCACTAAAACCCTCTAACGGTAATCCTGATACCACTTATAAGGCAAGATACTAAAGGTTAAGCACATTGAATACTGTTGTGCACAATCTGCATAGAGAAATCTTTAGTAAAGAAGAGCGTCAACTGCAGTTGTCTAGAGACcgaggaagaaaagagattgGTCCAGAAGAAAAGGTGTTTCTAATACTATTTGTGGAAGGCAATAAGATACAAGAGCAGTGTTGTATTTCATTGAtgtatagagaaaaaaaaactgaatttcagaaagagataagggaagaaaaaaaagttgtcttcCTCTAGTGACCCAGTTTGCTAATTACTCTGGATGGTTTGTCTGACGTTTGTGGATTTCcacaagaaggaaagaattaaTTGCAGAGCTTTTCTACTACCGTGTTCTGCTCAGCACAGTAGTTGCGCATGCACCAACTCTGTGGCATCATGAGGAGTATCTGCATCCTCAGAGTTCCTGTGGCTCCTGCCACATTTTGGCTCTTCTGCAGGGCCAGCACATGGCCTTCCCCAGGAAAGATGGGTGGCTCTACTCTTTGAAGGTTAGATTTAGTGCTGTAGGCACAAGTTATTGAATCGCTCCCTCTGAATTTGTGTGGTGTTTGTTAGGAGAATACAGATCTGACTTTCTTAATTCAGTCTTAATGTGGCCTGAGCAAGAATAAAATGAGACCCAAAGAAAAGTTTCTAACTTAGTTTACACCATTTGCTAGACAGTTTAGAGTTTTCCAGGTCATGAGCATAACTAAGCAGTCAGGTAACAGAAACACATCTTCAGATCAgacaagaaataaatgcatcatTTTCATGAATACTTTGTCTTTTAGGCATTATCACAATGGTTTTGATGTCAGGACTGCCTCTCAATCTATTTCTAGTGCAAGTTCAGGCTTTAAGCCTTAGAGTCCTTTTCTGCCCATGATACATACATAGTATTCTGCctgttacagaaaaagaagtggaGGCAGCAGTTCCTCCTAGctgaaggaaacaggaaaatgtaAAGCTATACACAGTAACCATAATTTTGAAGATTCAGGAAGTAGGCATTAGCAGTTCTTCTAATGGGATGCCTGTAGCTTGTTCCCTAAATCTGTCATAGGTCTGTCTAGCtaagcagataaataaataagcatgtATATATTGGCAATTCAACCAGGATTTAAGACTTCAAAGTATCAATTGTGGACATCTAAGTCTGTACTGAAGAATCAATCTGTCAAAATCAAATACTAAGAGAGGCTAAAAACTTGCTTAGCGCTTGCAAATCCTAATAACTTCATGGTTAGTACATCAGGATTTGGTTTGTAAAGCTACTGTTTAGACAAATATTGTAGCTGCTCATTCTGATCTACAAAAAACAGCTAGGAGCTTGTGTCTGAAAACCAGACCCTCCTTGCATTACTTAAAATTACTCAATTTGTGGTAACTATTATAAGTTGCTCATGTTGTAATTATCAGAAAATTCAAATTGAGATGGTACAATTCTTATTTAGAAAGAGATTGCCATACTAAATGGTGattccagaagaagaaaacaatcaaaCAGTAAAGATACtcagataagatgaaatcctgaGTGGactgagcaaatgtgagaaaaaGCTGAAACCTGACAGGCTTGGAAAACTTGGCAAGGTCCTGAACTTGTACAGATTGGAATAAACCTTTAGGAGAGCTTTAGCTGACAATGGCTTATTGTTCCACTTCCACTTTTGTTACAGGAGCTACAGAATAAACAGCACATATATTCCTCACAACTGTAACTGAAGGAGAGAGAATGACAGCCAAAGCAAAATCTCCCACATGTGCTCTCATACATGCTTTCAGCCTCTAGCATGTTCTGCTCCTAAAAgctctggcagtgctggcaggcaAAAGAGGGTTCTCTGTATTCCAAAGGATGGGGGCATCATTCCTATCCTGGAATCTTGATGGGAGTTCCTGGTTTGCAAATGCCCTTTTAGGAGAGGTGGGAGGTGCAGCTCCCATTTCCTGCAGCACCCCAGAGAGCTATGCAGATCCCTACAAAATCCCCATAGTACTTCCTGGCCCCTGCTACTCTCATGGCTTCCCctagggaagggaagccatGTTTGTGTTTTCCCCCTATGCAATAACTAGCAGTCTCACTGATGTAAAGCAAagaggagggcagcagctgtgagcaggctTTGCCCTAGAACATTTTACCTCCATGCTTTCCTTCATAGATGTCAActctctgctgccctctgtgcCTTTCCATGCTGGGCTCCTGCTGCAAAGAGGACCACCTACCTGCATGTTGACCTGGATAGGCTGTCTCTCCCCACTCTTGGTGTGGGGCACCCCTTCTGTGTCGTAGATCCCTGTGTAAGAGACCACTTGTGCATCCCTTGATTTCTCCTCCAGTGGGACATTGACACCCCCAATGCCCATCGTCCTGCAAAGAGATGGGATGCATCCTTTCAGCAGCCCTACAGGCCCCCTTCCTAGCAGCTTGGAGCCAGCAGGTAGGCTTGAATACTGGCAGCCTTCGTGCTGGGGATGCTTCAGGGATTTTAGCAGGCCTCCAGGTGCTGCTGACTCACTGGGGCTCCTGAAAAATGTCAGGAATCTCAGGGCTCAGCAGTCGCCCAGGGAAGGtgtaaaaaggaaaggaaggagggtgatggtggagggaggaagggggggggggtagGTGGCAGAGATATGATCCTCAGCAGCTAGGAAGTGGTTAGCTGAATCCCTTCTCCAGAGCTGTCCTACAGCCAGAGCCATTTTCCCGTCTGCATCCTCCCTGCTTCCAGTCTCTGCTTTGCCATGGTGCAGTGAGGCTCAGACTGGAGAGCATCTCCAGcttgcagggctggaggggatCTTCTCTAGGGAGAAAAGGAGCTGGACCTTGAAGAGTCTCaggggaggtggggatggagagagaaagaagcagctCCTAAAGGCAGCCTCTCTCCCAAGCCAGTTTCTCATGCTGGCTGGgcaaagcagcaggaacagctggCCAGAGATCTGGAAATGGCAAAGCAAAAGGGCGGAGAGGGAGAAATGACGGAAACCTTGCTCTGTCAGCCtgccaggaaaaaatattaaacctctaaaaataaaagcagcaggaaagggagGGCTGCGGGGGCCGCGATAGAGAGGATGCACTTACGTGGCCTGCACGGTGCCGGGCCGGAGGGCCACCTCAATCTTGTACTTGGCCCCGGTGAGCAGCTTGATGGTGCGGTTCTGGCCGAAGCGCTGCCCGTCCACCTTGAAGTACACCGCCCCGTCGTTGGGCTGGATTTTGAGAGCGACGCTGATTTTCACGAGGCTGGGGATATCAACCATCGCGCGGCTGCGGGGTCTGCGCCCGTCTCCCCCCCTCCGCAGAAGGCGGCCAGCAGAGGAGACCGAGACGGcgagggagaggaagaggaggagggaggaggaagaggaggggcTGCCGGATCCGAGCCAGCCCAGCCCTTCCCAAAAGCAGCGGATGATATATTTGTTTTGCCCTCCCCCGCTAATCACGGAGCAGCATCTGTGCTGCGGATCTTCTCTCCATCTCCCTGTTCGGGGGACATTTGCAGCTGCTCAGATTGCCGCGGGTTAGCAGGGAGGTAATCCGGCCTCGGTCATGGCAGCCTTAATCCCGCCGTCATTCCCGGGCCGGGACGGAGGGGCGGTTCAGCACCACGGGCGCGGACAGCAGCGCGGCGCAGTCGGGCACGATATGTGCTGGCATCTTCCGCTATCGCCTCATCCCGACTCTCTTATTGTcgcagaaaacaaacaaccagtcagcagcaataaaaaaaaagacaaccaaccaaccaaccaaccatcATGTTTCTAAGGAGAAAGATCTCTGAATCTGGAAGTTGTAACTTCCAGTTCTTAGCTCCTCATTCATCTCATTCCAGTTTGCAAAAGTTACTTTCCATCCAGGAGCAG
Encoded here:
- the CNRIP1 gene encoding CB1 cannabinoid receptor-interacting protein 1, whose translation is MVDIPSLVKISVALKIQPNDGAVYFKVDGQRFGQNRTIKLLTGAKYKIEVALRPGTVQATTMGIGGVNVPLEEKSRDAQVVSYTGIYDTEGVPHTKSGERQPIQVNMQFNDIGVFETVWQVKFYNYHKRDHCQWGNSFGSIEYECKPNETRSLMWINKETFH